The DNA window ttgtgtatttatatgaTCAGCGTAATATGATTTATTGAATTTTGGTGTGGATACTTCATATGTATATCATTGatgtccaatgaaaaatatgtgtccccattttatttgttattgtattttatttgccCCATTTTATCTaggtttactacatcatttgaatatacatacatattatgtgtccttcacattgtgtggaaATTCCATgctgaatggaccaatagaaatgtttaaaaattaaatggaataaaatatttttacaaagattttatccttctcctgtaaaattgctattttggtgatacagtgccttgTAAAAGTATTCACCCTCTTGGCTTTTTACCTATTTTGTTACATTATAGCCTGTATTTAAATTTTTGTTTTCCCAATCTGAATTGtatgtagggcggcacggtggtgcagcaggtagtgttgcagtcacacagctccagggacctggaggttgtgggttcgattccaaagtgtccgtaggtgtgagtgaatgtgtgtgtgactgtgttgccctgtgtaggactggcgccccctccagggtgtattcccgccttacgcccaatgattccaggtaggctctggacctaccgcgaccctgaactggataagcggttacagatactgaatgaatgaatgaactgtatgTGATACATCTAAACAAAATATTGTTAGATGGTGAAATGAAATTATataggggtggcatggtggcgcagcatatatatataaaattaggaataataaaataaaaaaggaataaaaaacagaaaaattacatgaaataaaaaaatatgccaTTTGCTATGAAGCCCCTTGGAAGTTCTGGTGCAACTAATTACTTTCAGAAGTCAAATGCTTACTGAAATGAAGTCTACCTGTGTACAATCTAAGTGTCACATGATCTGTCAATATATAAACACCTTTTCTGAAAGGCCTCAGAGGCTGCAACACCATTAAGCAAGAGACACCACCAACCAAACAATACcatgaagaccaaggagatGTCCAAACATGTCAGGGACAAAATTGTTGAGAAGCACATGTAAGGGTTGGGTTATAAAAAATATCCAAATGTCTGATGATCCCTGGAGCATCATCAAATGGAAAGAACATGGTACCACAACAAACCAGCCAAAAGTGGGCCGACCACCCGAGAGGCAGCACAGAGACCAAAATAGCTGAAGCAGTTTTGCCTTGAGGAATGGAAAGGGATAAAGGGAAATCCCAATGGCAATTTGTAGACATGTTCTGTAAACGAAATGATGCAAACCCTCAAATAATCCATTTTAACTCCAGCTTGTGAAGttgcaaaagacaaaaaatgcCACCcgtgcaacaagtccagtccAATGCTACCAAATACCTGACAGTCTGTGAAATTGccactgtcagtggtattatagcAAATTGCAAGTGATTGGGAATGACAGCAACTCAGTCATAAAGTGGTCGGCCATGTAAAATGACTGAGCAGGGTCAGCGGATGCTCAGGCATAGCGTTATGGACATCCAGACTTCATGTGGCCTTAAGATTAGCTCAAAAgtgggggcggcacagtggcgcagcaggtagtgttgcagtcacacagctccaggaggttgtgggttcgattcccactccgggtaactgtctgtgaggagttggtgtgttctccccgtgtccgtgtgtcacagtcaaaaaacacatgttggtaggtggattggcgactcaaaagtgttgctctgtgaaggattggcgccccctccagtgtgtattcctgccttgcgcccaatgattccaggtaggctctggacccaccgcgaccctgaactggataagcggttacagataatgaatggatgaagtGGATGATTCATGCTTCTCTGTCTGGCAATCTgatggatgagtctgggtttggtggttGCCAGGAGCATGGTACTTGTCTAACTGCATTGTGCTTaaatgtaaagtttggtggagggggattatggtgtttggttgttttttaGGAGTTGGGCTcagccccttagttccagtgaagggCACTCTTATTGCTTCATCAAATTGTGGACAATCTGATGCTCCCAAATGTGTGGGAAGAGTTTAGGGATGGCCCCTACCTGTGCCACAATGTCTGTGCACCAGTGCGCAAAGCAAGGtctataaagacatggatgagtgagtttgttgtggaagaacttgactggcctgcagagaaccctgacctcaacccaatagaacaCCAGTGTCTGAACTCACAAATGTGCTTTGGGAAAAGAATGgtaaaaattcccataaacacactactAAACCATGTTGAAAGCCTTCCCACAAGAGCTGAAGCCTTCATTGCTGTAAAGGGTGGGCCGACATAATGAGCAAATACTAGTGAAATGCGTGTTCAGTTTTTTgatgtcagtgtttcattttggttttaaatatgtaaagatTTATCTCTGAATGGATCACATACTCCAAATGTGATTAGGTGTTTGACTGAAGAGGGTTTTTCCCCTGCTGGTATACAAAGTGAAGGGAGTGATGCAGTTCCAGTGAGCCTTGGTACCATCTTGATCTTACTTCACACTACAACAGGGGGCAGTGTAGTCCTCTGCTCGTTTGTAGAGTCGCCTGCAGAAGAAGGTGAGCATCAGAACAGAAGAGACGGGCGATAAACTGCTTTATTCCTACGCACAGTTTAGAGTCTCCGGTGAGGTTCAGCACGATGTATCACCCGTATTTCTCTGGCGTGGTGGAGGAGCAGTGTCTGAAGGAGGAGTATGAGGAGGTCACACTCTGTGAGGACGGAGTCATTAAAACCGAAGACAACGAGGAGTCCGAGAGCGACGCTGAGGATTTAGATGGTGAGACATGACACTTCATACTCCGTCATTTCAGAGAATAACGGTTTACATCAGCTCAGACTGTACACTTTAACCAGACACTGTCTTAGTCGACCTAACGACAGCAGAGCATCAAAACAAACTCACGGAATCTCTGAATAAcggagaaataaaaacaaccccAGCCTCCAAGCCCTGCTATAAACAGAAGGCTTTTTGTTTGAGCTGGTACAGTCAGCAGAAAAACACTCCTGTCACACATGCTGGGTCAAACACAACCTCCTTCAAATACAGACTTCTGACATTACTGTGGGTCCCAGTGCCATCTTTGAGAGACAGTTTGGTGAGCGACAGCTAGGCCAGGATTTGGCCTGTGGGCCTGTGACCGGACTGGACTCATCCACTGACCAGAGCCTATGCCCCTGACAGCAGCTGCAGCCTCGACCATGTTCTGCCCCTAGTCTCAGACAGAGGCGGTATATTCCTGgtctcagtgtagttaatgagTCCTGTGGTTAAGTAGCTAACTAGCTCCCTGAATATATCAAAATAATTCCATGAATGTAAGTTAGGTGGTCCCAGAATAATGACTTATTTCATGCTGCTTATTGGAAGCaactatattaaatataaatgcattttatattaataaattgtgtatttaaaccaacctttaaaacatttttctgaTGATACCTTATGGGCTCCATGAGAATCAGAAGACCCCATACCCTTCATTTGAACTTTAaacagtttttgtttgtttaatgtgcatttatttgtttttgtacaatgtacaaccaAATGTGTCTTCTGTGTTGAATTCATCCAcagcagtgaacacaaacaccagtGCACTAagggcagtaaacacagtgaaccTGGTACGGTGGGCAGGCATCCCCTGCACCTGGAGAGCAATTGGGGGTTAGATGCCTTGCTTAGGGACACTTGGATTGAGCACAGCACTGTTTCTTTACTTCCAGAGTGCACAGTTCCCCTGCTGGTTGTAGAAATAGAACCAGTAACATTCCAGCTCCAAAGTTGCTTATGTAAACCTAAGGCACTGGCTgctaaaatgaattaaaatgttcAGTGTATTATTAGTacaatttatttacagtttatggacatataaactataattacattttatatatggaTGTACTTTAAGCTCAGAGTGTTGGAAAAAGGTCTCCCTTTCAggctcattaaaaaaaaaaagtagggcTGTACCAGTAAGAAAAACCTGGACTGAAATTAGCATCaacatttgtaaattgttgaaatAGGAATAATATGATTTACATAGCCCCCTCCAGGATatgtccctgccttgcacccagtgatttcggataagctccagacccactgcgaccctgaaaagGATAACTGGTTAAagaaattgaatgaatgaatgaaattcctATTGGATTAACATTTTACAGAATTCTTAAGTCTGTTCCTGTGGAGCCTGTGATTGAGTGATTGTCAGAGTGTTTTTATGGAGTTTacaataaatgataaaataatataatgtgatttttatcatttaagAATTTAAAGTTGTCAGTGCAGGTAGGTCCACCTGCTAAGCATCACTATGCACCTtcaacagtgctgctgtgtcAGCTGAAAAAAGAAGAGTGTTGCAGGAACATCTTCCTACAGccgcccccccaccccaacctGGCCCTAGGATCTTAACTTTCTTATGCCTTGTCATTTGGAGAGCTTCCTTATTTTGCATCATCCACCAAGTCTTTCAGTGCCTTGGCACTTGGCAATTTCATTAAGACCATGgtcatatatttttacatttatttaacacaagCAGAACATATTATTTGAAATGTTACACAGAGATAGAATGGGCAACATTGACTTATTATAACTATCAAAGTGTCAgataatttactaaaaatgtcaGGGTAAAGCATAAGCTAAGATCtaagaatgtgaatttagtaaTTTTATATGTTAAGGTACACACCACATTATtgttaatgtataaaaatacagtctgttggtggttaattcaTGAAATGGTTGAACCTTACCATTTAACAAACTATTAACAAACTAATTAACAAACATGTGACAACGCTGACAGGCTTAATGTTTTACTAGTGGGGTAGACAATGTAAGGTCAGTATccagcaagatctgaggtttaacagtgtaaatggctgtgggttcactatttggcaaacaacaggtcactatTGCCCTAACTAGCTGTGTGTTCtcaatgattattaatgaatttgAATATATTAACAACACAATTAATAGCCATTAATTAagagattttaaaccatttataaatatttataagtgtagtcttattctaaagtggtatcTAAGTATTAGATATTCCTCACAGTGCTAAAAAACACGCTCATTGGGGAATGGATGATGTTGGACAGCCCAAATAACATCTGGCCTGGAGATAGTGGCTTAAAGCAACTAGAGTTTATTCGCCACCAGCCAGATAAGAGATACTTGTTATCCCGTCTTATGTCTGTGTGAGGACTAGTGTGTGTAGCATGTGGATGTAAGCACTAGTGCAAAAGCTAACATGAAAGGAAAAGCTACATGTAAGAAGATGATAAATCTCTTAGCAAACAAATACCTACAATGCATCAATCTCACATTTGTAATATGGAAAacttttaattttctttaaagaaacactgcaaaatatttttagcttaaaagtacactttaaaaaaattatgatgCTTCATTAGGCTGTAATAGGCAGAATAGAGCCTATGCCAAAGGTGCTGTAGGCTAAGCACTggagaaactgcattatgtaacttttggaggagggtagagaACATACTGCAGGAGACTATCAGAGAGTAAACTACTTGCAGCATGTGAATTAATTATATGAATAATAACACTTGCATAACAAATAATTTATTACCCCTTATTTctcattacattttattgtaaTCTATGTTTCAGGCATTGAAGTATGTGTGAAGGATGAGCCAGAAGAACAAAGCTTGTGTGAAGAAATGGCAGCATATACTGAGTACGGTGAAGAAATTGCTCACCCAAGCTATCACAATGTCATCTTCTCAGCAGAGTATGTTAACCAAgataaaaacactgaaataaagtgttatcCCTGTCCTCACTGTGAGAAAAGTTTCGCTAGACCCCAGTTTTTAAAAAACCATCTAAGAACTCATACTGGAGAGAAGCCTTACCTCTGCTCTGAATGTGGGAAGAGCTTTTCTCATCAAGCTTCATTAACAGGTCATCTGAGAACACAtacaggagagaaaccctatcagtgctcagagtgtgggaaaaagTTCTCCCTTTCAGGCTCATTAAAATTACATGAAAGGATACATACTGGAGAGAAGCCTTACCCCTGCTtcgagtgtgggaagagtttctCAAGACAGGAGTTTTTGAAAAAACATCAAAGAATGCATTCTGGAGAGAAACCGTTTAGTTGTTCCATGTGCGGCAAACGGTTTTCACATCCGAGCTCCTTGAAGGATCATGAGGGACTTCACACTGGAGAAAAGCCTTATAGCTGTGCTGATTGTGGAAGGAAGTTTTCGCATCCAAGTTCGCTGAAGGTTCATGAAAGGATTCATACTGGAGAGAAGCCGTACCACTGCTCTCATTGCGGGAAGAGCTTCTCTCATCTTCCATCTCTAAAGATTCATGTCAGAGGTCATACCGGAGAAAAGCCTTACCCATGTTCTCTATGTGGGAAAAGCTTCTCTCATGCCGGTCTACTGAGAAGTCATCAGAGGATGCAtacaggagagaaaccctatCATTGTGGTCAGTGTGGGAAGAGCTTCTCTCAGTCAAGCGCTTTGAAAGTTCACCAGAGAATTCATACCGGTGAGAAGCCTTACCAGTGCTCTCGATGTGATAAAAGTTTTTCTCACCCAAGTTCTTTAAAAGTGCATGAGC is part of the Hoplias malabaricus isolate fHopMal1 chromosome 4, fHopMal1.hap1, whole genome shotgun sequence genome and encodes:
- the LOC136694053 gene encoding zinc finger protein 135-like → MYHPYFSGVVEEQCLKEEYEEVTLCEDGVIKTEDNEESESDAEDLDGIEVCVKDEPEEQSLCEEMAAYTEYGEEIAHPSYHNVIFSAEYVNQDKNTEIKCYPCPHCEKSFARPQFLKNHLRTHTGEKPYLCSECGKSFSHQASLTGHLRTHTGEKPYQCSECGKKFSLSGSLKLHERIHTGEKPYPCFECGKSFSRQEFLKKHQRMHSGEKPFSCSMCGKRFSHPSSLKDHEGLHTGEKPYSCADCGRKFSHPSSLKVHERIHTGEKPYHCSHCGKSFSHLPSLKIHVRGHTGEKPYPCSLCGKSFSHAGLLRSHQRMHTGEKPYHCGQCGKSFSQSSALKVHQRIHTGEKPYQCSRCDKSFSHPSSLKVHELKHTGERPFECDQCGKTFLRAGYLKVHQKRHEEEKIMITSFTL